The following proteins are encoded in a genomic region of Hydra vulgaris chromosome 05, alternate assembly HydraT2T_AEP:
- the LOC136080615 gene encoding uncharacterized protein LOC136080615 — translation MKKLQTEDLQLYQSEEIKALFFDGRNNLTLFNNQDKTTLKYYFKTIKMDFYTVTSEPGGKYVFHFSPLKPGVGEKSALIIAKPMADWCRKFDINLQYIGADFTAVNTGRLGGVIKTIEDLLNKKLTWIICMLHTNELPLRHLIQKLDGKTTSSNGFSGVVGKLLNCATLLPLAQAFPTITIGERPIELFQDVIDDLSTDQLYGYKMILAIRSGNIPIDLIKMECGPVNHSRWLTTANRLMRIWVSLHGLCGENFITLSRLVEYVVGVYYPMWFDIKVRWSFIEGPRHVLETLRLVKMQNQVTRDIVEKYVISRAWFSHSEAVLATLLCSSEVEERVFVVDRILQLRKGFDKGETSVRERIHSSYLNIDAKNLTELCSWTHNVFEPIQTCSFTTETVVDFKVNPMVVDSILCHTQSVERAVKQTTRACAAVYGHDSRDGFIRAGCHHRKLLPKNNTKKNLKQMII, via the coding sequence atgaaaaagcTCCAGACAGAAGATTTACAGTTGTATCAGTCAGAAGAAattaaagcattattttttgaCGGTAGAAacaatttaactctttttaataatcaagataaaacaacattaaaatattattttaagacaATAAAAATGGACTTCTACACTGTCACTAGTGAACCAGGTGGAAAATATGTATTCCATTTCTCTCCTCTTAAGCCTGGAGTAGGCGAAAAATCTGCGTTAATAATAGCCAAACCTATGGCAGATTGGTGTAgaaaatttgatataaacttACAGTATATTGGAGCAGACTTTACAGCTGTTAACACTGGAAGATTAGGTGGGGTTATAAAAACAATTGAggatcttttaaataaaaagttaacatgGATTATATGTATGCTGCATACTAATGAGCTTCCGCTTAGGCATCTTATTCAGAAACTTGATGGTAAAACAACTTCTAGTAATGGGTTTAGCGGAGTCGTGGGTAAGCTATTGAATTGTGCTACATTACTTCCATTAGCTCAGGCATTTCCAACAATAACCATTGGTGAAAGACCAATTGAATTATTTCAAGATGTGATCGATGATCTTTCAACTGATCAGCTCTATGGGTATAAAATGATTTTGGCTATACGTTCAGGTAACATACCTATAGATCTTATAAAGATGGAGTGTGGTCCTGTTAATCACAGCAGATGGTTGACCACTGCAAATAGACTGATGCGAATTTGGGTATCACTTCATGGACTATGTGGGGAAAACTTTATTACTTTAAGTCGTTTAGTTGAATATGTTGTTGGTGTTTACTATCCAATGTGGTTTGATATAAAGGTAAGGTGGTCTTTTATTGAGGGTCCAAGACATGTTTTAGAAACCTTACGATTAGTAAAAATGCAAAACCAGGTTACCAGGgatattgttgaaaaatatgTCATATCAAGAGCCTGGTTTTCTCACAGTGAAGCTGTTCTAGCCACTTTGCTTTGCAGTTCTGAAGTGGAAGAACGGGTTTTTGTAGTGGATCGTATTCTACAGCTCAGAAAAGGTTTCGACAAAGGAGAAACATCTGTCCGAGAAAGGATTCATTCTTCTTATTTAAACATAGATGCTAAGAATCTCACTGAGTTATGTTCTTGGACTCATAATGTATTTGAGCCAATTCAAACATGTAGCTTTACTACTGAGACAGTAGTTGATTTTAAGGTAAATCCCATGGTTGTTGACTCCATACTATGCCACACACAAAGTGTTGAGCGGGCTGTTAAACAAACAACAAGAGCTTGTGCTGCTGTCTATGGACATGATTCAAGAGATGGTTTTATCCGAGCAGGTTGCCATCACCGTAAACTTTTAcctaaaaacaatacaaaaaaaaacctaaaacagatgattatataa